A DNA window from Fragaria vesca subsp. vesca linkage group LG3, FraVesHawaii_1.0, whole genome shotgun sequence contains the following coding sequences:
- the LOC101303890 gene encoding phosphoinositide phospholipase C 2-like has translation MFNMYAENGTISLDDLHSFLVEFQGEGEATKEDAQAIFNSLKHLNIFQRKGLHLDAFFRYLFGDLNPPISSKVHHDMKAPLAHYFLFTGHNSYLTGNQLSSDSSVYPIIQALQRGVRVIELDLWPNSKKNGVEVRHGGTLTSPVELIKCLRAIKDNAFTASEYPVVITFEDHLPSDLQAKVAKMVTETFGDMLYVPNSEFLPEFPSPEILKRRVLISTKPPEYHESQRRTDKDSDEDDPDEDEENSTLQYKQLIAIHAGKPKGGFDMWHIDPMKVRRLSLSEQQLERASKNRGTDIVRFTQRNLLRIYPKGTRLDSSNYDPMLGWSHGAQMVAFNMQGHGKHLHIMEGMFRANGSCGYVKKPDFLLSSSSDNEVFNPEKSFRVRQILKVKLYMGEGWHSDFHRTHFDLYSPPDFFVRVGIAGVPKDTIMRETKPIEDEWIPVWNEEFKFPLSVPELAVLRIEVKEYDNSGNHDFGGQTCLPISELRTGFRAVPLHNRRGIKYKSVKLLMKFEFESPE, from the exons ATGTTTAATATGTATGCCGAAAATGGCACCATCTCCCTCGATGACCTTCACAGCTTTCTGGTTGAGTTTCAAGGAGAAGGTGAGGCGACCAAAGAAGATGCACAGGCCATTTTCAACAGTCTCAAGCATCTCAACATTTTCCAAAGAAAGGGCCTCCATCTTGATGCCTTCTTTCGGTATCTTTTTGGTGATCTGAACCCTCCAATCTCTTCAAAG GTGCATCATGACATGAAAGCTCCATTGGCTCATTATTTCCTATTCACCGGCCATAACTCGTACCTGACTGGAAATCAACTCAGCAGTGACAGTAGTGTCTATCCCATTATCCAGGCACTCCAACGAGGAGTTCGAGTTATTGAATTAGATTTGTGGCCTAATTCTAAAAAGAATGGCGTCGAGGTTCGTCATGGAGG GACTTTGACTAGTCCGGTTGAACTCATCAAATGCTTGCGTGCTATTAAGGACAATGCTTTTACTGCTTCTGAATATCCAGTTGTAATAACATTTGAAGATCACTTACCTTCTGATCTTCAAGCTAAAGTGGCCAAG ATGGTGACTGAAACATTTGGAGATATGCTCTACGTCCCTAATTCGGAATTTTTACCGGAATTCCCTTCACCTGAAATATTAAAAAGAAGGGTTTTGATTTCAACCAAGCCACCGGAGTATCATGAATCTCAAAGGCGCACTGATAAG GATAGTGACGAAGATGATCCAGATGAAGATGAGGAGAATTCTACTCTACAGTATAAGCAGTTAATTGCAATCCATGCTGGAAAACCAAAAGGGGGTTTTGATATGTGGCATATTGATCCCATGAAAGTCAGACGACTTAGCTTGAGCGAGCAACAACTCGAACGTGCATCGAAAAATCGTGGAACAGATATTGTTAG ATTTACACAAAGAAATTTGTTAAGGATATATCCCAAGGGTACACGTTTGGACTCATCAAATTATGACCCTATGCTTGGATGGAGCCATGGAGCTCAAATGGTCGCATTCAATATGCAA GGACATGGAAAGCATCTTCATATTATGGAAGGAATGTTTAGAGCCAATGGAAGTTGTGGTTATGTGAAAAAACCTGATTTTTTACTTAGCAGCAGTTCAGATAATGAGGTTTTTAATCCTGAAAAATCGTTCCGAGTTAGGCAAATCTTGAAG GTAAAACTTTACATGGGTGAAGGATGGCATTCAGATTTCCACCGCACACACTTTGATCTTTATTCCCCACCGGACTTTTTTGTGAGG GTTGGAATTGCTGGAGTCCCAAAGGACACAATAATGCGGGAGACGAAGCCAATCGAGGACGAGTGGATTCCAGTGTGGAATGAGGAGTTCAAATTCCCATTGAGTGTTCCAGAACTAGCTGTACTTAGAATTGAAGTTAAAGAGTATGACAATTCTGGAAATCATGACTTTGGTGGCCAGACATGTCTACCAATATCAGAGCTCAGAACTGGGTTCAGAGCAGTTCCTCTGCATAATAGAAGAGGGATCAAGTATAAATCTGTGAAGCTTCTAATGAAATTTGAATTTGAAAGTCCTGAATGA
- the LOC101304174 gene encoding pentatricopeptide repeat-containing protein At1g12300, mitochondrial-like: MASQGIFPDVITFNILVDALCKDGRVGQAESVVQIMIQRGIEPNTITYNSLMDGHCLQGEMDKAKQVFDLMVSKGFMVDVQSCNILINGYCKQKKISKAYKILKEMPLRGLVPNTVTYNTLIDGFFILDALCSNQQLSKAIELLREMKDKKLELNIVVYTIIIEGLCKAGKLDFAVEVFSYLSSNRVQPNVRSYTVMIHAFCKGGLLSEAEKLLREMGEKGCPPDGCTYDIIIRGLLNNNNASRAMRLIQEMVESRFSADASTMELIFGLLCKDVVDPALLPLLKRP; the protein is encoded by the exons ATGGCGAGTCAAGGTATCTTTCCAGATGTTATCACCTTCAATATCCTGGTTGATGCACTTTGTAAGGATGGGAGGGTCGGGCAAGCCGAAAGTGTGGTTCAGATTATGATTCAAAGAGGAATTGAACCTAACACGATTACATACAATTCGCTTATGGATGGTCACTGTTTGCAAGGAGAAATGGACAAGGCGAAACAAGTTTTTGATCTAATGGTGAGCAAGGGCTTCATGGTTGATGTGCAGAGTTGTAACATACTGATAAACGGGTACTGTAAGCAGAAAAAGATCAGTAAGGCTTACAAAATTTTAAAGGAAATGCCTCTCAGGGGACTTGTTCCTAATACCGTTACTTATAACACTCTTATTGATGGTTTTT TTATACTTGATGCCCTATGTAGCAACCAACAACTTTCCAAGGCAATAGAATTGCTTAGAGAGATGAAAGACAAGAAATTGGAACTAAATATTGTAGTTTACACTATTATCATTGAAGGTTTGTGCAAAGCTGGGAAACTGGATTTTGCAGTAGAGGTCTTCTCTTATTTGTCATCGAACAGAGTACAGCCTAATGTGAGGTCATACACTGTAATGATTCATGCATTTTGTAAAGGGGGATTATTAAGTGAAGCAGAAAAGTTGCTGAGAGAAATGGGAGAGAAGGGCTGCCCTCCTGATGGTTGTACCTATGACATCATTATCCGAGGATTGTTAAATAACAATAATGCATCAAGGGCTATGAGGCTTATTCAAGAAATGGTGGAGTCACGTTTCTCTGCAGATGCATCAACTATGGAATTGATATTTGGTTTGTTGTGTAAGGATGTTGTAGATCCGGCTTTGTTGCCATTGTTAAAACGTCCATGA
- the LOC101304464 gene encoding putative pentatricopeptide repeat-containing protein At1g12700, mitochondrial-like, protein MMMRSSTRGMPFLHFTPFVIAALFHSKPSKPRKSRETQPVRVVSNVEDALNVFDAMLHRRPLPSVILFNQILAQLVKLKQFPAVLSLKRQMGLVGIASDAYTLNITINCYCHLNQMEYALSVLAHFFKLGLQPDNATSNTLINGFVLRNRVADAARVFRKMVVGGYCQPDAITFNTLIKGYCAMGNNTAAVHLLRHVEANGFQPNIITFTTIIDSLGKDTLVDEALNLSSEMVGIGIVPDVITYN, encoded by the coding sequence ATGATGATGCGCAGTAGCACAAGAGGTATGCCATTTCTTCACTTTACCCCTTTTGTAATTGCTGCATTGTTTCATTCTAAACCCTCAAAGCCAAGAAAGTCTAGAGAAACCCAACCTGTGAGAGTAGTGAGTAATGTCGAGGATGCCTTGAATGTGTTCGATGCAATGCTTCACAGGCGTCCTCTGCCTTCTGTCATCCTTTTCAATCAAATCTTGGCCCAACTTGTCAAGCTCAAACAATTTCCAGCAGTCCTCTCTTTGAAGAGACAAATGGGTCTCGTGGGAATCGCTTCTGATGCTTATACTCTCAACATTACCATCAATTGCTACTGTCATTTGAACCAGATGGAGTATGCCTTGTCTGTCTTGGCCCACTTCTTCAAATTGGGTCTTCAACCAGATAACGCCACTTCCAACACTCTTATCAACGGCTTTGTTCTTCGAAATAGAGTGGCTGATGCAGCAAGAGTTTTCAGGAAAATGGTGGTGGGAGGTTATTGTCAGCCGGATGCGATTACTTTCAACACACTTATAAAAGGCTATTGTGCGATGGGAAACAACACTGCGGCTGTTCATTTACTTCGGCATGTGGAAGCAAATGGATTCCAGCCTAACATAATTACCTTTACAACCATCATCGACAGTCTGGGCAAAGATACTCTAGTTGACGAAGCGTTGAACCTCTCCTCTGAAATGGTTGGTATTGGTATTGTTCCCGACGTTATTACTTACAACTAA
- the LOC101305056 gene encoding putative serine/threonine-protein kinase-like protein CCR3-like, whose translation MTLVFVFIFFTAFISLLIPNSVVVNGLGLASTTAIVYGTSTICGIVANHQTQFIQCYQNNRTILVQPYVSFEAISGGKTFFCGLRSGGLSLLCWDTSSVSFNPRRIYHSDDVTLTNLTVGDAQVCAREVNSSIVRCWRGGDLFHSPGEALKFKTVTSGSGFTCGILMNGSRVLCWGNGVGAEIQKGFEDMSMSSLIAGESHACGLRKNGTLVCKGNNDSGQLNVPYGASVFKFSGLALGANFTCAIRQSSGYAVCWGHSDVVGTVSFESIVAGLDFVCGLTRSNLSVICWGPGWSSSENHVTLGSIIPGPCVQTPCRSCGVYPNSETLCGGSRQICNSCQTELPVAVPLLPTNPPEKGSSSSIGRNKLLLTFVIVGSIGTFAGVCTIMFCLWIRLCSFWSNNPKTEQLKSAADRNVGAPVENQNVPSALRSSSSSKHTDKTEEFVLAELSAATKHFSTQNKIGAGSFGIVYRGKLSDGREVAIKRGDTSTKTKKFQEKESAFDSELALLSRLHHKHLVKLVGSCEDKDDRLLVYEYMSNGSLHDHLHNKKNVEKSSSIVNSWEMRMRIALDAARGIEYLHTYAVPPIIHRDIKSSNILLDSDMTARVSDFGLSLLGPASDQEIMSSKAVGTIGYIDPEYFVLNVLTAKSDVYGFGVVLLELLTGKRAVFNDSEEGTGPMGMVEYAGPRIMAGELQSLLDKRVGQPEPNEAEAVQLVAYTAMHCVNLEGKERPSMIDIVANLERAIALCEQEPLS comes from the coding sequence ATGACACTTGTATTTGTCTTCATCTTCTTCACAGCCTTCATCTCTCTGCTGATACCCAACAGTGTGGTTGTCAATGGCCTTGGATTAGCTTCCACCACTGCCATTGTATATGGCACTTCAACTATTTGTGGCATTGTAGCTAACCACCAAACGCAGTTCATACAATGCTACCAAAACAACCGGACTATTTTAGTCCAACCCTATGTCTCTTTTGAAGCAATATCTGGTGGGAAGACCTTCTTTTGTGGTCTCCGGTCCGGTGGCCTTAGCCTTCTCTGCTGGGACACCAGCTCAGTTAGCTTCAATCCTAGACGTATATACCACAGTGATGACGTAACGTTGACTAATCTAACGGTTGGTGATGCTCAAGTTTGTGCCAGAGAGGTCAACTCCAGCATAGTCAGATGCTGGAGAGGAGGGGATTTGTTTCACTCACCTGGGGAGGCATTGAAGTTCAAGACAGTCACATCTGGAAGTGGCTTCACATGTGGGATTTTGATGAATGGTAGCAGAGTCCTCTGCTGGGGTAATGGTGTTGGAGCTGAGATTCAGAAAGGGTTTGAAGATATGTCAATGTCAAGCTTGATTGCAGGAGAGTCTCATGCTTGCGGCCTACGGAAAAATGGAACTTTGGTCTGCAAAGGGAACAACGATTCCGGGCAATTGAATGTACCTTATGGTGCTTCCGTTTTCAAGTTTTCAGGCCTTGCATTGGGAGCAAACTTTACTTGTGCTATAAGGCAAAGCAGTGGTTATGCTGTATGCTGGGGTCATAGTGATGTTGTTGGAACTGTTTCATTTGAGTCGATTGTTGCAGGTTTGGATTTTGTATGTGGACTAACAAGAAGTAATCTATCAGTGATTTGTTGGGGACCAGGATGGTCTAGTTCTGAAAATCATGTTACTTTGGGATCGATCATTCCAGGTCCATGTGTACAAACACCATGTCGCAGCTGTGGTGTGTACCCAAATTCGGAGACTCTTTGTGGTGGGTCGAGGCAGATATGCAACTCATGCCAGACCGAGCTTCCAGTTGCAGTGCCTTTGCTTCCAACAAACCCACCGGAAAAAGGTTCTTCATCATCCATAGGAAGAAATAAGCTTTTGTTGACATTTGTGATAGTTGGATCAATAGGGACTTTTGCTGGAGTTTGCACTATTATGTTCTGCCTATGGATTAGACTATGCAGCTTTTGGTCCAACAATCCGAAGACTGAGCAACTCAAAAGTGCTGCTGACCGCAATGTAGGTGCTCCGGTTGAGAACCAAAATGTTCCTAGTGCTCTGAGAAGTAGTTCATCATCAAAGCATACAGACAAGACTGAAGAATTTGTACTAGCAGAGCTTTCTGCTGCCACTAAGCATTTTTCAACCCAAAACAAGATTGGTGCTGGGAGCTTTGGTATTGTATACAGAGGCAAGCTCTCCGATGGTCGTGAAGTGGCCATCAAGAGAGGAGATACTAGTACAAAAACGAAGAAATTCCAGGAGAAAGAAAGTGCATTTGATTCCGAACTAGCATTGCTGTCTCGGCTTCACCACAAGCATCTGGTGAAGTTAGTGGGATCATGTGAAGATAAAGATGACAGGCTTTTGGTTTACGAGTACATGAGCAACGGTTCACTTCATGATCACTTGCATAACAAGAAGAATGTGGAGAAAAGTAGCAGCATTGTAAATTCTTGGGAAATGAGGATGAGAATAGCATTGGATGCTGCAAGGGGGATTGAGTATCTTCACACTTATGCGGTGCCTCCAATAATTCACCGAGACATCAAGTCCTCTAACATTCTGTTGGATTCGGACATGACAGCAAGAGTATCCGATTTCGGGCTGTCACTGTTGGGGCCTGCATCTGATCAAGAGATCATGTCATCAAAGGCAGTTGGGACAATAGGTTACATTGATCCAGAGTACTTTGTACTAAACGTTTTGACAGCAAAGAGCGATGTCTATGGCTTCGGAGTGGTGTTGTTGGAGCTTTTGACAGGAAAGAGGGCAGTTTTCAATGACAGTGAAGAAGGAACAGGTCCAATGGGTATGGTGGAATATGCAGGGCCAAGGATAATGGCAGGAGAGCTGCAAAGCTTGCTGGATAAGAGGGTTGGACAGCCGGAACCAAACGAGGCCGAAGCAGTTCAGCTGGTGGCTTATACTGCCATGCATTGTGTGAATTTAGAGGGAAAAGAAAGGCCTAGTATGATTGACATTGTTGCCAATTTGGAGAGAGCAATTGCTCTTTGTGAACAGGAACCTCTTAGCTAG
- the LOC101297415 gene encoding uncharacterized protein LOC101297415 gives MKLFQFALRSLHDGVSCRFHHAHSVRTLSTYAPPGGRMDDKQNSNSFESADDFEARIFRDTPEGNPKRDAFFTILDRLEKTSDGYASNQPGENQGGSHVLDGLDESFNTLSDGMDKKLKRAATYFQYDLEECKTDGYIFRPDANYFDGGTYEPKDLDLTKPAYRQPRRRNEFEVTTEEVLRKADFRNVRFLANFITEAGVLKKRSQTKISAKAQRKIAREIKTARAFGLMPFTTMGMKSFVFGKTMENLDADFEYESYDNPTADDGLGYM, from the exons ATGAAACTTTTTCAATTTGCTCTGCGGTCTCTCCATGATGGTGTATCATGCCGGTTTCATCATGCGCACAGCGTGAGAACTCTTTCCACATATGCACCCCCAG GTGGTAGAATGGATGATAAGCAAAACTCTAATTCCTTTGAATCTGCTGATGATTTTGAGGCGAGGATTTTCAGGGATACTCCCGAAGGGAATCCCAAAAGAGATGCCTTTTTTACTATACTTGATAGGCTTGAGAAGACTAGTGATGGATATGCTTCGAATCAGCCTGGAGAAAATCAAGGTGGTTCCCATGTACTTGACGGCTTGGATGAAAGTTTTAACACATTGTCAGATGGAATGGATAAAAAATTAAAGAGAGCAGCCACATACTTTCAATATGATTTGGAGGAATGTAAAACAGACGGATATATCTTCAGACCTGATGCAAATTATTTTGACGGAGGGACTTATGAGCCTAAA GATCTTGATCTTACTAAGCCTGCATATCGTCAACCTCGCAGAAGGAATGAGTTTGAAGTAACTACAGAGGAAGTTCTTCGAAAAGCCGATTTCAGG AATGTGAGATTCCTTGCAAATTTCATAACTGAGGCTGGAGTCCTTAAAAAAAGAAGCCAG ACTAAAATTAGTGCCAAAGCCCAGAGAAAGATTGCGAGAGAAATTAAGACAGCTCGAGCTTTCGGTTTAATGCCTTTCACAACTATGGGGATGAAATCATTTGTATTTGGAAAGACTATGGAAAATCTTGATGCCGACTTTGAGTATGAAAGTTATGATAACCCTACTGCTGATGATGGTCTTGGATACATGTAG